A DNA window from Aminipila luticellarii contains the following coding sequences:
- a CDS encoding threonine/serine exporter family protein has product MIYFLQLIFGIVSTVGFAILFHVPKKNIFISALVGGIGWVVFAYCRNEYGGPLLGCFLAACMVGLLAGIFSRVYKETATVFTIPGIIPLVPGAGMYYTTLYLINGQLEKAATTGTQTLLMAGSISVGLLVVGSFFKVHYRLTGTVKRIIEKM; this is encoded by the coding sequence ATGATATATTTTTTACAGCTGATCTTTGGCATCGTATCGACGGTGGGATTTGCCATCTTATTCCATGTCCCCAAGAAGAATATTTTTATATCTGCTTTGGTCGGTGGAATCGGGTGGGTCGTTTTTGCTTATTGCCGCAATGAATACGGAGGACCGCTGCTGGGATGTTTCCTGGCAGCCTGCATGGTCGGTCTGCTGGCCGGGATATTTTCAAGGGTTTATAAAGAAACAGCTACGGTATTTACTATTCCGGGAATCATTCCTCTGGTTCCCGGAGCAGGTATGTATTATACGACCTTATATCTCATAAACGGACAGCTTGAAAAAGCAGCTACCACGGGAACACAGACCCTGTTGATGGCCGGAAGCATTTCCGTGGGACTGCTGGTAGTAGGGTCTTTTTTTAAGGTGCATTACAGGCTGACCGGAACAGTTAAAAGAATCATAGAAAAGATGTAG
- a CDS encoding threonine/serine exporter family protein, with translation MMKQVQKKIIIMALRAGEIMMKSGAEIYRVEDTISRICKACGIPYVEVFVTPTGIFLSLDEGGENSEMFTFLKRINGTGTDLGKISQINQFSRDFVNTDLSIEDGMKRLKEIAKSKPYNLWIRALGAALACAFFCLMFQGTLQDFVCAFAIGAASYLLSVGFEQFETNYFIKGFCCTAFAAFLALLCTAAGLGDSSGPITIGALMLFVPGVAITNAIRDFLASDMLSGLARTAEAFFIAISLATGAGVVMRLWVLFGGNIL, from the coding sequence ATGATGAAGCAGGTTCAGAAGAAGATTATCATAATGGCTTTAAGAGCCGGCGAGATTATGATGAAAAGCGGAGCGGAAATATACCGGGTAGAAGATACGATATCTAGGATATGTAAAGCGTGCGGGATTCCATATGTGGAAGTCTTTGTGACGCCTACGGGGATTTTTTTGTCGTTAGATGAAGGCGGAGAAAACAGTGAGATGTTTACTTTTCTCAAAAGGATAAATGGAACGGGAACGGATTTAGGTAAAATATCGCAGATCAATCAATTTTCAAGAGACTTTGTCAATACGGACTTATCCATTGAGGACGGGATGAAAAGACTGAAAGAAATCGCTAAAAGCAAGCCGTACAATCTTTGGATAAGAGCTTTAGGAGCCGCTTTGGCTTGTGCATTTTTTTGCCTGATGTTCCAGGGGACTCTACAGGATTTTGTCTGTGCGTTCGCAATAGGAGCTGCCAGCTATTTGTTGTCGGTGGGATTTGAACAGTTTGAAACCAATTACTTCATAAAAGGGTTTTGCTGTACCGCTTTTGCCGCTTTTTTGGCTCTTCTCTGCACCGCAGCGGGCTTAGGAGACAGCTCGGGGCCGATTACAATTGGGGCTCTCATGCTCTTTGTTCCGGGGGTGGCCATTACCAATGCAATCCGGGATTTTCTCGCAAGCGATATGCTATCGGGACTGGCAAGAACTGCGGAAGCATTTTTTATAGCTATTTCATTGGCCACAGGTGCCGGAGTAGTTATGAGATTGTGGGTGCTGTTCGGAGGGAATATTTTATGA